In the Tribolium castaneum strain GA2 chromosome 1, icTriCast1.1, whole genome shotgun sequence genome, one interval contains:
- the LOC656754 gene encoding lysosomal alpha-mannosidase has product MLLKLLFLVLLGQIRAKPVEDEPVCGYEACPATNFSTLNVHLIPHSHDDVGWLKTMDQYYFQDVQNVISTVIPALKQNPDRRFVQVETAFFKKWWEQQKDSTKQDVIKLVNNGQFEIINGAWSMNDEANVHYQFTIDQYTLGLRYLEDRLGKCSRPKVCWQIDPFGHSREQASISAQLGFDSVFFARLDYRDRINRLGTKTGDLIWRGSSNLGNSSDIFTSVMYNHYSAPAGFCFDIVCNDEPIIDDEESPDYNWKSRVEAFANFVREQASKYPTNNILVPMGDDFRYQAALNAYINTDRLIKGFELFPQTFEGKPIKLLYSTPTCYTKAVNDFVNSNDYKLQIKSDDFFPYADGVASLVVGYITSRPASKRFVREANTMLQVAKQLAAVANLPYENENINSLKEAMGVLQHHDAITGTELIDVTHDYHRILHKGISDAVNAINPILSNIISGSDSLKLESCLLANVSVCLQAKADQFTLTVYNPLSRVVSSPISIPVETENWKIVDSNGDEVVYQVVPSITDFSTLVDETTSPNSLDFIARDIPALGYKVYSFTKVATKPTKRITVGADGTSFEIDEVSGLLTSVTMNGVTLNVTQDFLVYKSGGRSQAYVFDPDGDPQRVASTVTVKKIEGDVYYGVVQEFSDWAKQIIKVYKDDSSYIEFDWVIGPLNIDDGGKEVISQFSTPLQTEGVFYTDSNGREILKRVRNQRPDYDYTDEQPVAGNYYPVTSKILIRDENLGVEMAILNDRAQGGSSVKDGQVELMVHRRIRSGDDFGLDEIEYGHGIVVRGKHFLVLGPVSGNGEKSLAAIERDVAQRKLLPPWVFITNQDVSGSKNLEYSSLKRPLPDNVQLLTLEPWSDGTLLVRLEHVLEKNEDENLSKEVTVDLSDLFVAFTVQELKETTLAGNIPIEENVRLHWPGSTNEAPPQAPRAPTDLTITLAPMQIRTFLATVTYNNL; this is encoded by the exons ATGTTACTAAAACTTCTATTTTTGGTACTCTTGGGCCAAATTAGGGCAAAGCCGGTCGAAGACGAGCCAGTTTGTGGATATGAG GCTTGCCCTGCGACCAACTTCTCCACACTCAACGTCCACCTCATCCCTCACTCCCATGACGACGTCGGTTGGCTCAAAACCATGGACCAGTACTACTTCCAAGACGTCCAGAACGTGATCAGTACCGTAATCCCAGCTTTGAAGCAAAACCCTGACCGTCGTTTCGTCCAAGTCGAAACagcgtttttcaaaaaatggtgGGAGCAGCAAAAGGACTCAACCAAGCAGGATGTTATCAAACTGGTCAATAACGGGCAGTTCGAGATAATTAACGGCGCCTGGAGCATGAACGATGAGGCAAATGTTCATTATCAATTCACAATCGATCAGTACACTTTAGGCTTGAGATACCTCGAAGATAGACTGGGGAAGTGTTCCAGGCCCAAAGTTTGCTGGCAAATTGATCCTTTCGGACACAGCAGAGAACAAGCCTCGATTTCGGCCCAGCTGGGCTTTGATAGCGTTTTTTTCGCACGGTTGGATTACAGAGACCGGATTAATCGACTAGGGACCAAGACCGGCGATTTGATTTGGAGAGGGAGCAGCAATTTGGGCAACAGTTCGGATATTTTCACCTCAGTGATGTATAACCACTATAGCGCACCTGCCGGTTTTTGTTTCGATATTGTTTGTAATGACGAACCGATTATAGACGATGAGGAAAGTCCTGACTACAATTGGAAGAGTCGAGTCGAAGCTTTTGCCAATTTTGTTCGGGAACAAGCGTCCAAATACCCAACCAATAATATTTTGGTACCTATGGGAGACGATTTCAGGTACCAAGCCGCCTTGAACGCCTATATTAATACGGATAGACTGATCAAAGGTTTTGAGCTGTTTCCCCAAACTTTTGAGGGCAAACCCATCAAGCTACTGTACTCAACACCAACGTGTTACACTAAAGCCGTCAATGACTTCGTCAATTCAAATGATTACAAACTGCAAATCAAGAGTGATGATTTTTTCCCCTATGCTGATGGGGTTGCAAGTTTAGTAGTTGGGTACATTACATCAAGGCCGGCCTCGAAACGTTTCGTCCGGGAAGCAAACACCATGCTTCAG gTGGCGAAACAACTAGCAGCTGTCGCAAACTTACCCTACGAAAACGAAAACATCAACTCGCTCAAAGAAGCAATGGGTGTTTTGCAACACCATGATGCTATAACTGGTACTGAACTAATCGACGTGACCCATGACTACCACCGAATCCTTCACAAAGGGATTAGTGACGCTGTTAATGCCATCAACCCCATTTTATC aaatataaTAAGCGGTTCTGATTCCCTAAAATTGGAATCATGTCTTTTGGCTAACGTTAGTGTCTGTCTCCAAGCAAAAGCAGATCAGTTTACTCTAACAGTCTACAATCCTTTGAGTCGAGTTGTTTCAAGTCCAATCAGCATTCCAGTGGAGACAGAGAATTGGAAAATTGTAGACTCCAATGGTGACGAAGTTGTGTACCAGGTGGTACCTTCAATCACCGATTTTAGCACCCTGGTGGATGAAACAACCTCGCCCAACTCTCTCGATTTTATCGCAAGAGATATTCCAGCTCTAGGATACAAAGTCTATAGTTTCACAAAAGTGGCCACAAAGCCCACAAAAAGAATTACTGTAGGTGCCGATGGTACCAGCTTCGAAATAGACGAAGTCTCTGGTCTTTTAACATCAGTGACCATGAATGGAGTCACTCTTAACGTAACGCAAGATTTTCTCGTTTATAAAAGTGGTGGGCGGTCACAAGCTTACGTTTTTGACCCGGATGGTGACCCACAAAGAGTTGCCTCAACTGTCACAGTCAAGAAAATCGAAGGAGATGTCTATTACGGAGTAGTACAAGAATTTAGCGATTGGGCGAAACAAATAATCAAAGTCTATAAAGATGATAGTAGTTACATTGAGTTTGATTGGGTCATTGGACCTCTAAACATCGA CGATGGTGGCAAAGAAGTCATCTCGCAATTTTCGACACCTTTGCAAACCGAAGGTGTTTTTTACACCGACTCCAATGGTCgcgaaatattaaaaaggGTACGCAACCAACGTCCAGATTACGACTACACTGACGAACAACCCGTTGCTGGAAATTACTACCCAGTGActtcgaaaattttgattcGGGACGAAAATCTGGGTGTGGAGATGGCAATTTTGAATGATCGGGCCCAAGGTGGGTCAAGTGTAAAAGATGGGCAAGTGGAACTGATGGTACATCGAAGAATTAGGTCAGGTGATGATTTCGGCTTGGATGAGATAGAGTATGGGCATGGGATTGTCGTACGAGGGAAACATTTCCTAGTTTTGGGACCAGTTTCGGGCAATG GTGAAAAGTCTTTGGCTGCGATTGAACGTGATGTCGCCCAAAGGAAATTGTTACCACCTTGGGTGTTTATCACCAATCAAGATGTGAGCGGttccaaaaatttagaatataGTAGTTTGAAGAGACCATTGCCTGATAATGTCCAGTTGTTAACGCTTGAACCCTGGTCTGATGGTACTCTTCTCGTGCGTTTGGAGCAcgttttggagaaaaatgAGGATGAGAATTTATCAAAAGAAGTCACAGTTGATCTTTCG GATTTGTTTGTGGCGTTCACTGTTCAAGAACTCAAAGAAACAACTCTAGCTGGTAACATCCCCATTGAAGAGAACGTCCGTCTGCACTGGCCTGGTAGTACCAACGAGGCCCCTCCACAAGCCCCTCGGGCCCCCACCGACTTGACCATCACCCTAGCCCCCATGCAAATCCGCACTTTCCTAGCCACAGTCACTTACAACAATCTGTAG